One segment of Desulfovibrio legallii DNA contains the following:
- a CDS encoding nickel-dependent hydrogenase large subunit: MSQVKATPQSSYTGPIVVDPLTRIEGHLRIEVEVEGGKIKNARSCGTLFRGLELILKGRDPRDAQHFTQRTCGVCTYTHALASTRCLEDAINKPIPANATYIRNLVLAMQFMHDHIVHFYHLHALDFVDVANALQADPAKAAKLAESVSPRKVKAADLAAVQAKLKTFVESGQLGPFTNAYFLGGHPAYYLEPEANLVATAHYLEALRVQVDVARGMAVFGAKNPHTQFTVGGGVTCYDALKPERIKEFRELYKKARAFVEQVYIPDLLMVAGAYKDWAGIGGTTNFMAFGEFPFAGGERDLNKRWYRPGIIYDRKIGDVQSFDPSKIAEHVRHSWYEGETARTPYEGETKPAFTKMGDTDRYSWLKAPRYDGHSMETGPLAQMLVAYGQNHKVIKPMVDHVLKTLGVGPEALFSTLGRTAARGIQTLAIAQQTGVWLDEYEKNIAKDKQIVENYEVPADAKGVGFVDAPRGGLSHWMRIEGGKIGNFQLVVPSTWNLGPRDDKGVLGAVEEALIGTPVADPKRPVEILRTVHSFDPCMACAVHVIDGETNEVHKFRVL; this comes from the coding sequence ATGAGCCAAGTTAAAGCGACGCCCCAGAGCAGCTACACCGGTCCCATTGTGGTGGACCCGCTGACCCGCATTGAGGGGCATTTGCGTATTGAAGTGGAAGTGGAAGGCGGCAAGATCAAAAACGCCCGCAGCTGCGGCACCCTCTTCCGCGGGCTGGAACTCATCCTCAAGGGCCGCGACCCGCGCGACGCCCAGCACTTTACCCAGCGCACCTGCGGCGTCTGTACCTACACCCACGCCCTGGCCTCCACCCGCTGCCTTGAGGACGCCATCAACAAGCCCATACCGGCCAACGCCACCTATATCCGCAACCTGGTGCTGGCCATGCAGTTCATGCACGACCACATCGTGCACTTCTACCACCTGCACGCCCTGGACTTTGTGGATGTGGCCAACGCCCTGCAGGCCGACCCGGCCAAGGCCGCCAAGCTGGCCGAATCCGTTTCGCCCCGCAAGGTCAAGGCCGCCGACTTGGCCGCAGTGCAGGCCAAACTGAAGACTTTTGTGGAAAGCGGCCAGCTCGGCCCCTTTACCAACGCCTACTTCCTGGGCGGCCACCCCGCCTACTACCTGGAGCCCGAAGCCAACCTGGTGGCCACGGCCCACTACCTTGAAGCCCTGCGCGTGCAGGTGGATGTGGCCCGCGGCATGGCCGTGTTCGGCGCCAAAAACCCCCACACCCAGTTTACCGTGGGCGGCGGCGTGACCTGCTACGACGCCCTCAAGCCCGAACGTATCAAAGAATTCCGCGAACTGTACAAGAAGGCCCGCGCCTTTGTGGAACAGGTCTACATTCCCGACCTGCTCATGGTAGCCGGTGCGTACAAAGACTGGGCAGGCATCGGCGGCACCACCAACTTCATGGCCTTTGGCGAATTCCCCTTCGCCGGCGGCGAGCGCGACCTCAACAAGCGCTGGTACCGGCCCGGCATCATCTATGATCGCAAAATCGGTGACGTGCAGAGCTTCGACCCCTCCAAGATCGCCGAACACGTCCGCCACAGCTGGTACGAAGGCGAAACCGCCCGCACCCCCTATGAGGGCGAAACCAAGCCCGCCTTCACCAAGATGGGTGACACGGACCGCTACTCCTGGCTTAAGGCCCCGCGCTACGACGGCCATTCCATGGAAACCGGCCCTCTGGCCCAGATGCTGGTGGCCTACGGCCAGAACCACAAGGTCATCAAACCCATGGTGGACCATGTGCTCAAGACCCTGGGCGTGGGCCCCGAGGCCCTCTTCTCCACCCTGGGCCGCACCGCAGCCCGCGGCATCCAGACCCTGGCCATTGCCCAGCAGACCGGCGTATGGCTGGACGAGTACGAAAAAAACATCGCCAAAGACAAGCAGATTGTTGAAAACTACGAAGTGCCCGCCGACGCCAAGGGCGTGGGCTTTGTGGACGCGCCGCGCGGCGGCCTCTCCCACTGGATGCGCATTGAAGGCGGCAAGATCGGCAACTTCCAGCTGGTGGTGCCCTCCACCTGGAATCTTGGCCCCCGCGACGACAAAGGCGTGCTGGGCGCTGTGGAAGAAGCCCTCATCGGCACCCCTGTGGCCGACCCCAAACGCCCCGTGGAAATTCTGCGCACCGTGCACTCCTTTGACCCCTGCATGGCCTGCGCCGTGCACGTTATTGACGGAGAAACCAACGAGGTGCACAAGTTCCGCGTGCTGTAA
- a CDS encoding dTDP-4-dehydrorhamnose 3,5-epimerase — translation MAAHSENPESLARDAGIADALLQPLAAIPTPGGPVLHMLRPGCALWPEEGRVGEVYFSETLPGHVKAWKRHTRQTQRFAVPVGLLSIVLYDDRPGSPSRGALQKLLLGRPEHYQLLCIPLGVWYGFTAVGPGPALICNCPDIPHDPAEGERLPWDSERIPYRWTEGAAS, via the coding sequence ATGGCCGCGCACAGCGAGAATCCTGAAAGCCTGGCTCGCGACGCGGGCATAGCGGACGCCCTGCTCCAGCCCCTGGCCGCCATCCCCACGCCCGGAGGACCAGTGCTGCACATGCTGCGGCCGGGCTGCGCCCTCTGGCCCGAAGAAGGCCGCGTGGGCGAAGTCTATTTTTCCGAAACGCTGCCCGGCCACGTCAAGGCCTGGAAGCGCCATACCCGCCAGACCCAGCGCTTTGCCGTGCCCGTCGGGCTGCTCAGCATCGTGCTTTACGACGACCGGCCAGGCTCTCCCAGCCGGGGGGCCCTGCAGAAGCTGCTGCTGGGCAGGCCGGAGCACTACCAGTTGCTGTGCATTCCTCTGGGCGTGTGGTACGGCTTCACCGCCGTGGGGCCCGGCCCGGCCCTGATCTGCAACTGCCCGGACATCCCCCACGACCCCGCCGAAGGCGAGCGCCTGCCGTGGGATTCGGAGCGCATTCCCTACCGCTGGACAGAGGGGGCTGCGTCATGA
- a CDS encoding ATP-binding cassette domain-containing protein, with translation MSAPLLTLEDVSLFLPGDASQTLVLHHIAWTVEQGRHCALLGPNGSGKSTLLRLLRGELWPAAGHIFWHGPEGPEEAPLAGRAMTALVSPAQQENYQRQGWDLTGRDLLLTGFADTPLLYTAPQPAREEAVEGMAHRLQAQGLLERRMPTLSQGQLRLLLLGRALLRAPELLLLDECAEGLDSRHRQIFFDVLEEHAARCTVVMSAHRPSQIPAWCAERRYLRRGRLLTAPPAEEYAADSVAAIAPVAPAPPTAPEARGHVLLDLEQATVFIDRQETLHQITWSLHRGEHWRITGANGSGKSTLLRLLAGDEFVAAGGRLEYWLPGQGGPVTTLAQVRRGVRLVSDLSQALYGYTLTAGDMVCTGFDNSIGVYRRFTPAERAEAASHMAFMFPEEDAAGLTCLAGRSIRQLSTGQLRRLFLARALAGGPDILLLDEPCSGLDAPSRARYLRLLDQLAARGLHLVFVSHHSEDAPLCINREARMEDGRLRVLI, from the coding sequence ATGTCCGCACCTCTGCTTACTCTTGAAGACGTCAGCCTGTTTCTGCCCGGCGACGCCAGTCAGACCCTCGTTCTGCACCATATCGCCTGGACTGTGGAGCAGGGCCGCCACTGCGCCCTCTTGGGGCCCAACGGTTCGGGCAAATCCACCTTGCTGCGGCTGTTGCGCGGCGAACTCTGGCCCGCTGCCGGCCACATTTTCTGGCACGGCCCCGAAGGCCCGGAGGAAGCCCCGCTGGCCGGCCGGGCCATGACCGCCCTGGTTTCCCCCGCCCAGCAGGAAAACTACCAACGGCAGGGCTGGGATCTCACGGGCCGCGACCTGCTGCTCACGGGCTTTGCCGACACGCCCCTGCTCTACACCGCACCCCAGCCCGCCCGGGAAGAAGCTGTGGAGGGCATGGCCCATCGCCTGCAGGCCCAGGGCCTGCTGGAACGGCGCATGCCCACCCTCTCACAAGGGCAATTGCGCCTGCTGCTGTTGGGCCGCGCCCTGCTGCGCGCGCCGGAACTGCTCTTACTGGACGAATGCGCCGAGGGCCTGGACTCCCGGCACAGACAAATCTTTTTTGACGTGCTGGAAGAACACGCCGCGCGCTGCACCGTGGTCATGAGCGCCCACCGGCCCAGCCAGATACCCGCTTGGTGCGCGGAACGCCGCTACCTGCGCCGAGGCCGCCTGCTTACGGCCCCGCCCGCCGAAGAATACGCTGCGGACAGCGTCGCCGCGATTGCGCCGGTGGCGCCCGCGCCCCCTACGGCTCCTGAGGCGCGGGGACATGTCCTTTTGGATCTGGAACAGGCCACGGTCTTCATTGACCGGCAGGAGACGCTCCACCAGATCACCTGGAGCCTGCACCGGGGCGAACACTGGCGCATCACCGGAGCCAACGGTTCCGGCAAATCCACCTTGCTGCGGCTGCTGGCCGGGGACGAATTTGTGGCCGCCGGAGGGCGGCTGGAATACTGGCTGCCCGGTCAGGGCGGCCCGGTAACCACCCTGGCCCAGGTGCGCCGGGGCGTACGCCTGGTTTCCGATCTCTCCCAGGCTCTGTACGGCTATACCCTTACGGCCGGGGACATGGTCTGCACCGGCTTTGACAACAGCATCGGCGTCTACCGCCGCTTTACCCCGGCCGAACGGGCCGAGGCGGCCAGCCACATGGCCTTCATGTTTCCCGAAGAAGACGCGGCGGGGCTGACGTGCCTGGCCGGCCGCTCCATCCGCCAGCTTTCCACCGGACAGCTGCGCCGCCTGTTCCTGGCCCGCGCTCTGGCCGGCGGGCCGGACATTCTGCTGCTGGACGAGCCCTGCTCCGGGCTGGACGCGCCAAGCCGCGCCCGCTATCTGCGCCTGCTGGACCAGCTGGCCGCCCGCGGCCTGCACCTGGTCTTTGTTTCCCACCACAGTGAAGATGCGCCTTTGTGCATCAACCGCGAAGCCCGCATGGAAGACGGCCGACTGCGCGTCCTGATCTAG
- the thiF gene encoding sulfur carrier protein ThiS adenylyltransferase ThiF, translating into MPNLLHTGLERYFTPEQRARLSAARVGVAGAGGLGSNAALMLARCGLGHLLLVDHDLVEASNLNRQQYWPRHVGRPKVEALAELLCELNPDLDVQTRQERLTPQNLPAILPVCPIWVEALDGPDDKSLLVENALLLDRRVASASGMGGCGGAPMSRRSLGNLVLVGDFTTDILVAPPLAPRVTEAAALLADAVLEMILDGE; encoded by the coding sequence ATGCCCAATCTTCTGCACACCGGTCTGGAACGTTACTTCACCCCGGAACAGCGCGCCCGACTTAGCGCCGCGCGGGTGGGCGTGGCCGGGGCCGGGGGCCTTGGCTCCAACGCCGCCCTCATGCTGGCCCGCTGTGGCCTGGGGCATCTGCTGCTGGTGGATCACGATCTGGTGGAGGCTTCCAACCTCAATCGCCAACAGTACTGGCCCCGCCATGTGGGCCGCCCTAAGGTGGAGGCTCTGGCCGAATTACTGTGCGAACTCAACCCCGATCTGGACGTCCAGACCCGCCAGGAACGCCTTACGCCCCAAAACCTGCCCGCAATCCTGCCCGTTTGCCCCATCTGGGTGGAAGCCCTGGACGGCCCGGACGATAAAAGCCTGCTGGTGGAAAACGCTTTGCTCTTGGACCGCCGCGTGGCCAGCGCCTCCGGCATGGGCGGCTGCGGCGGCGCGCCCATGAGCCGCCGCAGCTTGGGCAACCTTGTTCTTGTGGGCGATTTTACTACCGATATTCTTGTGGCCCCGCCTCTGGCCCCCCGCGTTACCGAAGCCGCCGCCCTCCTGGCCGACGCCGTACTTGAGATGATCCTGGACGGAGAATAG
- a CDS encoding prenyltransferase, whose product MTCRALLRAAWQSRPADAPPLAPRLRLRAWWQACRPPFFITAAIPVTLALAFAFQVQGVLSSRQWGVFALLLLGCFMGLTIANFANDLFDHILGVDGGDNIGGSRVIQSGLISPRQLSAALLLLTPATLAVGGILICGAPAALRPGLWAVSLFAVASAVFYVAPPIRYGHRALGEVFVCCNMGFIIVGAGATLLLGRFDPRSLALALPVGLMVAGVLYYQSLPEIDTDAAVGKRTLANSLGKTRAAFLFTLWWPAVWALLGNLWAVGLAGWPVLLALAALPLYAKARAHIAAAGQGDWLPLDKHGALVRLCYLSSGLALIIGVALA is encoded by the coding sequence ATGACCTGCCGCGCCCTGCTGCGCGCCGCCTGGCAGTCCCGCCCGGCCGACGCGCCGCCCCTTGCCCCGCGCCTGCGCCTGCGCGCCTGGTGGCAGGCCTGCCGCCCGCCCTTTTTCATCACCGCCGCCATTCCCGTAACCCTGGCCCTGGCTTTTGCCTTTCAGGTTCAGGGCGTTCTGTCCTCCCGCCAATGGGGCGTGTTCGCCCTGCTGCTGCTGGGCTGTTTCATGGGTCTGACCATCGCCAATTTTGCCAACGATCTGTTTGACCACATTCTGGGCGTGGACGGCGGCGACAATATCGGCGGTTCGCGGGTCATCCAGAGCGGGCTGATCAGCCCGCGCCAGCTCAGTGCGGCCTTGCTCCTGCTCACCCCGGCCACTCTGGCCGTGGGCGGCATCCTCATCTGCGGCGCGCCCGCCGCGCTGCGGCCCGGCCTGTGGGCCGTGAGCCTCTTTGCCGTGGCTTCAGCCGTCTTTTATGTGGCCCCGCCCATCCGCTACGGGCACCGTGCCTTGGGCGAAGTTTTTGTCTGTTGCAATATGGGCTTCATTATTGTGGGCGCCGGCGCAACGCTGCTGCTGGGGCGCTTTGACCCGCGCAGCCTGGCCCTGGCCCTGCCCGTGGGCCTCATGGTGGCGGGCGTGCTCTACTACCAGAGTCTGCCCGAAATCGACACAGATGCGGCCGTTGGCAAACGCACCCTGGCCAACAGCCTGGGTAAAACCCGCGCCGCCTTTTTGTTCACCCTCTGGTGGCCGGCGGTCTGGGCGCTGCTGGGCAACCTCTGGGCCGTGGGCCTGGCGGGCTGGCCCGTGCTCCTGGCTCTGGCTGCCCTGCCCCTCTACGCCAAGGCCCGCGCCCACATCGCCGCTGCCGGCCAGGGCGACTGGCTGCCCCTGGACAAGCACGGCGCGCTGGTGCGCCTGTGCTATCTGAGCAGCGGGCTCGCCCTTATCATTGGCGTGGCCCTGGCCTGA
- a CDS encoding O-acetylhomoserine aminocarboxypropyltransferase/cysteine synthase family protein, which produces MKTESLCLHAGYEPGNGEPRVLPIAQSTTFRYATTAEVAKLFDLAEAGFFYSRLGNPTVDAVERKIAALEGGVGALCTSSGQAASMLSVLNVARSGDHVVSASSIYGGTFNLFAVTLKRMGIEVTFVDQNATDAELEKAFRPETRAVFGETLSNPSMDVLDLERFAKLAHRHRLPFIVDNTFATPVLCRPFEFGADIVVHSTTKYMDGHALQVGGVIVDSGNFDWASGKFPEFTEPDPSYHGLIYTKAFGQAAYIVKARAQLMRDMGCCQTPQGAFYINLGLETLPLRMERHCRNAEAVAQWLCGQPAVDAVNYPRLPGHPHKALADKYLPKGCSGVIAFTLKGGREAGARFIDSLKMVSLEVHVADIRTCVLHPASSTHRQLTDQQLADAGISPGMVRLSVGTEHLDDILEDLGQALAQV; this is translated from the coding sequence ATGAAAACCGAATCCCTTTGTCTGCACGCGGGTTACGAACCCGGCAACGGCGAACCGCGCGTGCTGCCCATTGCGCAGAGCACCACCTTCAGGTACGCCACCACCGCCGAGGTGGCCAAGCTCTTTGATCTGGCCGAGGCGGGGTTTTTTTATTCCCGGCTGGGCAACCCCACAGTGGATGCCGTGGAGCGCAAAATTGCCGCACTGGAAGGGGGCGTGGGCGCGCTCTGCACCTCCTCCGGCCAGGCGGCCAGCATGCTTTCCGTGCTTAACGTGGCCCGATCGGGCGATCATGTGGTCAGCGCCTCCAGCATCTACGGCGGCACGTTCAACCTGTTTGCCGTCACCCTCAAGCGCATGGGCATTGAGGTGACCTTTGTGGACCAGAACGCCACGGACGCCGAGCTGGAAAAGGCCTTCCGCCCGGAAACCCGCGCCGTGTTCGGCGAAACCCTGTCCAACCCTTCTATGGACGTGCTGGACCTGGAGCGTTTTGCCAAGCTGGCCCACCGTCACCGGCTGCCCTTCATAGTGGACAATACCTTTGCCACGCCCGTGCTCTGTCGGCCCTTTGAATTCGGGGCGGATATCGTGGTGCACTCCACCACCAAGTACATGGACGGCCACGCCCTGCAGGTGGGTGGCGTCATTGTGGACAGCGGCAATTTTGACTGGGCCTCCGGCAAGTTTCCGGAATTTACCGAGCCCGACCCCTCCTACCACGGGCTGATCTACACCAAGGCCTTCGGCCAGGCCGCCTATATCGTCAAGGCCCGCGCCCAGCTCATGCGCGACATGGGCTGCTGCCAGACCCCGCAGGGCGCGTTTTACATCAACCTGGGGCTGGAAACCCTGCCCCTGCGTATGGAACGCCACTGCCGCAATGCCGAGGCCGTGGCCCAATGGCTGTGCGGTCAGCCCGCCGTGGACGCGGTCAACTATCCGCGTCTGCCCGGCCATCCGCACAAGGCCCTGGCGGATAAATACCTGCCCAAGGGCTGCAGCGGCGTCATTGCCTTTACCCTCAAAGGCGGCCGCGAAGCCGGGGCCCGTTTTATCGACAGCCTCAAAATGGTTTCCCTGGAAGTGCACGTGGCCGACATCCGCACCTGCGTGCTGCACCCGGCCAGCTCCACCCACCGCCAGCTCACGGACCAGCAGCTTGCGGACGCGGGTATCTCCCCCGGCATGGTGCGGCTCTCTGTGGGTACGGAGCATCTGGACGACATTCTGGAGGATTTGGGCCAGGCGCTGGCGCAAGTGTAG
- a CDS encoding HyaD/HybD family hydrogenase maturation endopeptidase: MNNQRVLILGVGNILMTDEGFGVRAVEYLQQHYAWPEHVSLEDGGTMGLRLMSTLMDCDKLVVLDVVLGPEAPGATYLLEGEDLRKSLSFRDSMHQTDLVDTLITCQMAGHKVDAIVVGLQPFDYHTMQPELTPQAAALLPQFCRKVVTLLQERGLAQATPLQTT; the protein is encoded by the coding sequence ATGAACAACCAGCGCGTGCTCATCCTCGGCGTGGGCAACATTTTGATGACCGACGAAGGCTTTGGCGTGCGCGCCGTGGAATACCTGCAGCAGCACTACGCCTGGCCGGAACACGTCAGCCTGGAAGACGGCGGCACCATGGGCCTCAGGCTCATGAGCACTCTCATGGACTGTGACAAACTCGTGGTGCTGGACGTGGTGCTCGGCCCCGAAGCCCCCGGCGCCACCTACCTTCTTGAAGGCGAAGACCTGCGCAAAAGCCTCAGCTTCCGCGATTCCATGCACCAGACCGACCTGGTGGACACCCTCATTACCTGCCAAATGGCCGGGCACAAGGTGGACGCCATTGTCGTGGGGCTGCAGCCCTTTGACTACCACACCATGCAGCCGGAACTCACCCCGCAGGCCGCCGCCCTGCTGCCCCAATTCTGCCGGAAGGTCGTTACCCTGCTGCAGGAACGCGGCCTCGCCCAGGCCACACCGTTGCAGACAACATAA
- the rfbG gene encoding CDP-glucose 4,6-dehydratase: MFADAYKGRRVLVTGHTGFKGSWLAAWLTRLGAVVAGFADGVPTSPSHYEAMGLGTHLEADLRGDIRDREGMVRALRQFRPEVVFHLAAQALVRKSYEDPAATFEANALGTLNVLEAVRACPDVRAVVMITSDKCYRNDEWVWGYRETDHLGGSDPYSASKGCAEIIAHSYFTSFFKDGPACATVRAGNVIGGGDWAQDRIVPDCARAWAAGEPVRIRSPWATRPWQLVLEPLSGYLWLGARLLTGQNSPFDLRGQAYNFGPAADVNNTVAEVVQALGRHWPHFKSEMDASGQAGMKECTLLKLCCDKALAHLGWKATLNFEETIRYTAEWYQSFYHGEGGKQPQRMLDYTLGQIAAYVNAAEQRGQIWIR; the protein is encoded by the coding sequence ATGTTTGCAGACGCCTATAAAGGACGCCGGGTGCTGGTCACCGGGCACACGGGCTTCAAAGGTTCCTGGCTGGCGGCCTGGCTCACCCGCCTGGGCGCGGTGGTGGCGGGCTTTGCCGACGGCGTGCCCACCAGCCCCTCGCACTACGAGGCCATGGGCCTGGGCACGCATCTGGAGGCCGACCTGCGCGGCGACATCCGCGACCGCGAAGGCATGGTCCGCGCCCTGCGCCAATTCCGGCCCGAAGTGGTCTTTCACCTGGCGGCCCAGGCCCTGGTGCGCAAATCCTATGAGGATCCGGCGGCCACCTTCGAGGCCAACGCCCTGGGCACCCTCAACGTGCTGGAGGCCGTGCGCGCCTGCCCCGACGTGCGCGCCGTGGTCATGATCACCTCCGACAAGTGCTACCGCAACGACGAATGGGTCTGGGGCTACCGCGAAACCGACCACCTGGGCGGCAGCGACCCCTATTCCGCCTCCAAAGGCTGCGCGGAGATCATTGCCCATTCCTACTTCACCAGCTTTTTCAAGGACGGCCCGGCCTGCGCCACCGTGCGCGCGGGCAACGTCATTGGCGGCGGCGACTGGGCCCAGGACCGCATCGTGCCGGACTGCGCGCGCGCCTGGGCCGCCGGTGAGCCCGTACGCATCCGCAGCCCCTGGGCCACGCGGCCCTGGCAGCTGGTGCTGGAGCCCCTTTCAGGCTACCTCTGGCTGGGCGCGCGCCTGCTGACGGGCCAGAACAGCCCCTTTGACCTGCGCGGTCAGGCCTACAACTTCGGCCCGGCCGCGGATGTCAACAATACTGTGGCCGAAGTGGTGCAGGCCCTGGGCCGCCACTGGCCCCATTTCAAAAGCGAAATGGACGCCTCCGGCCAGGCGGGCATGAAGGAATGCACACTGCTCAAGCTCTGCTGCGACAAAGCCCTGGCCCATCTGGGCTGGAAGGCCACCCTGAATTTTGAGGAAACCATCCGCTACACGGCGGAGTGGTACCAGAGCTTCTACCACGGCGAAGGCGGCAAACAGCCCCAGCGCATGCTGGACTATACCCTGGGGCAGATAGCGGCCTACGTCAACGCCGCCGAGCAGCGCGGCCAGATCTGGATACGTTGA
- a CDS encoding hydrogenase small subunit: MRIAVGLGKKDGDERLERQGISRRDFMKFCTAVAVTMGFGPSFASEVAAALTGRRPSVVYLHCAECTGCSEALLRTYKPFIDAVILDTISLDYHETIMAAAGDAAEEALQAAVANPNGFVCMVEGAIPTAQDNKFGYIAGHTMYDICKGILPKAKAVVNIGTCACYGGVQAAKPNPTAAKGVNECFADLGVKGINIPGCPPNPLNMVGALVAFLQGQKIDLDELGRPTMFYGQSVHDLCERRKHFDAGEFAPSFNSEEARKGWCLYEVGCKGPETYNNCPKVLFNATNWPVGAGHPCIGCSEPNFWDDMTPFYQN; the protein is encoded by the coding sequence ATGCGTATTGCCGTGGGTCTGGGCAAAAAAGACGGGGACGAGCGTTTGGAACGCCAGGGCATCAGCCGCCGCGACTTCATGAAGTTCTGTACGGCTGTGGCTGTAACCATGGGGTTCGGGCCGTCCTTTGCTTCCGAAGTGGCCGCCGCCCTCACGGGCCGCCGTCCCTCGGTGGTCTACCTGCACTGCGCCGAGTGCACAGGCTGTTCCGAAGCGCTGCTGCGCACCTACAAGCCCTTTATTGACGCCGTCATTCTGGACACCATTTCTCTCGACTACCACGAAACCATCATGGCCGCCGCCGGCGACGCCGCCGAAGAAGCCCTGCAGGCCGCCGTGGCCAACCCCAACGGCTTTGTCTGCATGGTGGAAGGCGCCATCCCCACCGCGCAGGACAACAAGTTCGGCTACATCGCCGGGCACACCATGTACGATATCTGCAAGGGCATCCTGCCCAAGGCCAAGGCCGTGGTAAACATCGGCACCTGTGCCTGCTACGGCGGCGTACAGGCCGCCAAGCCCAATCCCACCGCCGCCAAGGGCGTCAATGAATGCTTTGCCGACCTGGGCGTCAAGGGCATCAACATCCCTGGCTGCCCCCCCAACCCCCTCAATATGGTAGGTGCGCTGGTGGCCTTCCTCCAGGGCCAGAAGATCGACCTGGACGAACTGGGTCGCCCCACCATGTTCTACGGCCAGAGCGTGCACGACCTTTGCGAACGCCGCAAACACTTCGACGCCGGCGAATTTGCGCCCTCCTTCAATTCCGAAGAAGCGCGCAAAGGCTGGTGCCTCTACGAAGTGGGCTGCAAAGGGCCGGAGACGTACAACAACTGTCCCAAGGTCCTCTTTAATGCGACCAACTGGCCTGTGGGCGCCGGGCATCCCTGCATCGGTTGCAGTGAGCCCAATTTCTGGGACGATATGACGCCGTTTTACCAGAACTAG